Proteins from one Impatiens glandulifera chromosome 2, dImpGla2.1, whole genome shotgun sequence genomic window:
- the LOC124925866 gene encoding sorting and assembly machinery component 50 homolog, which yields MAIPEEEEEQLKNQTPNTDTDEEEEDELFNGDDDEFDDDDDDEEELEIEDSSPRSHKARMENLFRRISTEGVPLRVHDVIIKGNTKTKESIIESELESLRDATTVQGLLQAASIANSRLNRLDIFDSVNITLDSGPPELPGTTNVVVEVVELKNPLTGDFGIFSKPEARSWSLEGSLKLKNLFGYGDLWDGSLTYGWDQTSEVSAGVALPRLKGWWAPVMTRVSLLSQDWMKFSSYKERALGISLGLISTRNHELASTFSWRTLTDPSQMASRDVRRQLGHGLLSSLKYTFKIDKRNSPLRPTSGYAFVSTSHIGGLVPDYRALRTIRQEFDLRYSLPLGFYHAAINVGVAAGVVFPWGNGALNTPSYLPERFFLGGNSSPVCTLGGPTTLLGFKSRGLGPTQPRRRQVGENGAAAENSEDSSSERDYLGGDLAVTAFADLSFDLPLRVFREAGIHGHLFGCAGNLTKLTENAFRYLSFQSFRDSFRSSAGFGIIVPTKLFRMEVNYCYVLKQLEHDRGKTGVQFSFSAPL from the exons ATGGCTATCcccgaagaagaagaagaacaactgAAGAATCAGACACCAAATACAGACACggatgaggaggaggaggatgaaCTCTTCAATGGCGACGACGACGAATTcgatgacgatgatgatgatgaagaggaacTTGAGATTGAGGATTCTAGCCCGCGTTCACATAAGGCTAGAATGGAGAATCTATTCCGGAGGATATCCACGGAGGGAGTGCCTCTGAGAGTCCACGACGTTATCATCAAGGGTAATACCAAGACCAAGGAATCGATTATCGAATCAGAACTCGAAAGTCTTAGAGACGCAACTACTGTCCAAGGGCTTCTACAGGCTGCAAGTATTGCTAATTCTCGTCTTAATCGTCTTGATATCTTTGATTCTGTTAACATTACCCTCGATTCTGGCCCGCCGGAATTGCCCGGCACCACCAATGTTGTCGTAGAGGTTGTCGAGTTGAAAAACCCCCTCACTGGCGACTTTGGAATCTTTTCAAAACCCGAG GCAAGATCTTGGTCCCTTGAAGGATCACTGAAGCTAAAGAACTTGTTTGGATATGGAGATCTATGGGATGGGTCTCTAACTTATGGATGGGATCAAACATCTGAGGTTAGTGCTGGTGTTGCCTTACCCAGATTGAAAGGATGGTGGGCGCCTGTAATGACTAGAGTGTCTCTTCTTTCTCAAGATTGGATGAAGTTTTCTTCTTATAAAGAACGAGCATTGGGCATATCCCTTGGCCTAATATCTACTAGAAACCATGAACTGGCATCAACCTTTTCTTGGCGTACTTTAACAGATCCTTCCCAAATGGCGTCCAGGGATGTGAGGAGACAGCTAGGGCATGGATTGCTATCCTCATTAAAGTATACCTTCAAAATTGACAAGAGAAACTCACCTTTACGACCCACTAGTGGATATGCTTTTGTTTCAACTTCTCATATTGGAGGTCTTGTACCTGATTATCGGGCCCTGCGTACTATCCGTCAG GAGTTTGACCTTCGTTATTCTCTCCCATTGGGATTCTATCATGCTGCAATAAATGTGGGGGTCGCTGCTGGGGTAGTTTTCCCTTGGGGAAATGGAGCCCTAAACACACCCTCATACTTACCAGAAAGATTTTTCTTGGGGGGGAATTCGTCTCCAGTTTGTACTCTGGGAGGCCCAACAACGCTATTGGGTTTCAAGTCTAGAGGACTTGGCCCTACTCAGCCAAGAAGAAGGCAAGTTGGAGAAAATGGTGCTGCTGCTGAAAATTCAGAAGACTCTTCTTCTGAAAGAGATTATCTAGGAGGAGACCTTGCTGTTACTGCTTTTGCTGATCTTTCTTTTGACCTTCCATTGAGGGTTTTCCGCGAAGCTGGCATTCATGGTCACCTCTTTGGTTGTGCTGGGAACCTAACAAAGTTAACTGAGAATGCTTTCAGATATTTGTCTTTCCAGAGCTTCCGCGATTCTTTCAGAAGCTCTGCTGGATTTGGGATCATTGTGCCTACTAAATTGTTCCGTATGGAG GTTAACTACTGCTACGTACTGAAACAGCTGGAGCACGATCGTGGCAAGACTGGCGTGCAGTTCAGCTTCTCTGCCccgttataa
- the LOC124927677 gene encoding U-box domain-containing protein 1-like has protein sequence MDVATALPPSLMVSSGFLPIGSLLEALIHISNEIASIEKLPLIQTKNISTMIRRIKLLSSLFEEIQESSTPLPPSSILCLTEIFSVIRRVKLLIIHGCKEGSSLWNLVQIHSVSNQFQALVKEIGRALDILPLSLLKITADTREQVELLHKQAKRMDLFVESRDVQRRDELFQAMAANKEKKNSLDFGRLKEILSGIGLTILLDYDEEISKLETEAKKQAGTGGLIVVSNINNLISLVSLSKTMIFSPQESTISTNQQQLNLLNSKNDHSNNPDIPVEYRCPISLDFMRDPVIISSGHTYDRNSISQWINSGHNTCPKTGQRLIHMALIPNYALKGIVHQWCQDNNIPITDEATSSSSSSSQLERSRSNRKSYEKAIDNISAMKTAIDAAKMTAEFLVGKLATGSQEIQRQAAYELRLLAKTGMENRRIIAEAGAIPFLVTLLNSHDPRIQENAITALLNLSLFDNNKILIMAASAINGIIEVLQSGRSMEARENAAATVYSLSMIDDFKATIGAHPKAIMALVCLLTEGTTSGKRDAATALLNLAVYNVNRVNIVASGAVPLLIDLLMDDKAGITDEALSVLSLLLGCSEGLTEIRKSRVLVPLLIDLLRFGSPKGKENSITLILGLCKEGGQDVARRLLINPRSIPSLQSLAGDGSLKARRKAEALLRLLDRCCSQSFTHDDAE, from the coding sequence ATGGATGTAGCAACAGCTTTACCTCCTTCACTAATGGTTTCATCTGGTTTTCTTCCAATAGGTTCATTGCTGGAGGCATTAATCCACATATCCAATGAGATAGCGTCTATTGAAAAGCTCCCACTTATCCAAACCAAGAACATATCCACAATGATAAGAAGGATTAAACTCCTCTCTTCGCTCTTTGAAGAGATTCAAGAATCAAGCACCCCACTCCCTCCTTCATCAATCCTATGTCTAACGGAAATCTTCTCAGTTATCAGAAGGGTGAAGCTCTTGATCATCCACGGGTGTAAAGAGGGGAGTTCTCTTTGGAATCTTGTCCAGATACATTCCGTTTCCAATCAATTCCAAGCTCTGGTTAAGGAGATTGGGAGAGCGCTCGACATCTTGCCACTAAGCTTGCTTAAAATAACTGCAGACACCAGAGAACAAGTGGAGCTCCTTCACAAGCAAGCGAAGAGGATGGATCTGTTCGTGGAATCTCGAGATGTTCAAAGAAGAGACGAGCTTTTTCAGGCAATGGCAGCtaataaagagaagaagaatagtTTAGATTTTGGTAGACTAAAGGAAATTTTGAGCGGCATTGGCTTGACAATCTTGTTGGATTACGACGAAGAAATATCAAAGCTAGAGACCGAAGCCAAGAAGCAGGCTGGTACGGGTGGGCTCATAGTCGTCTCAAATATCAATAATCTCATATCTTTGGTTTCATTATCCAAAACTATGATTTTCAGCCCACAAGAGTCTACTATTTCGACTAATCAGCAGCAATTGAATCTCTTAAACTCAAAAAACGATCATTCTAATAATCCCGACATCCCTGTTGAATATCGCTGCCCAATCTCACTTGACTTTATGAGAGATCCGGTGATAATATCATCTGGTCATACCTACGATCGAAATTCAATTTCCCAATGGATAAACTCGGGGCATAATACTTGCCCAAAGACAGGTCAGAGGCTAATTCACATGGCTTTAATACCGAACTACGCCCTAAAAGGCATCGTCCATCAATGGTGTCAGGATAACAACATACCAATTACAGATGAagcaacatcatcatcatcatcatcatcgcaGTTAGAAAGAAGTAGAAGTAATAGGAAATCATACGAGAAAGCAATCGACAACATATCCGCCATGAAAACCGCAATAGATGCAGCAAAGATGACTGCTGAATTCCTGGTGGGGAAACTAGCAACTGGTTCCCAAGAAATCCAGAGGCAGGCAGCGTACGAACTTCGTTTACTAGCGAAAACCGGTATGGAAAATCGAAGGATAATCGCAGAGGCAGGGGCCATCCCATTTTTAGTGACGTTACTAAATTCCCACGATCCGAGAATTCAGGAAAACGCAATCACCGCCTTGCTGAACCTCTCGCTGTTTGACAACAACAAGATTCTGATAATGGCAGCTTCTGCAATAAATGGTATAATAGAAGTTCTTCAATCGGGTAGAAGTATGGAAGCTAGAGAGAATGCAGCAGCCACAGTCTACAGCTTGTCTATGATAGACGACTTTAAAGCTACGATAGGTGCACATCCGAAAGCAATCATGGCTTTAGTGTGTTTACTGACAGAAGGAACTACTTCTGGGAAGAGGGACGCTGCAACAGCACTTCTAAACCTAGCAGTTTACAATGTGAACCGAGTGAATATTGTTGCTTCAGGTGCAGTTCCTTTGCTTATTGATTTGTTGATGGATGATAAGGCAGGAATCACAGACGAAGCTCTATCGGTTCTTTCTTTGCTATTGGGATGTTCTGAAGGGTTAACGGAGATTAGAAAGAGTAGGGTGTTGGTTCCGCTTCTTATTGATCTATTGAGATTTGGATCGCCAAAGGGCAAAGAAAATTCGATAACACTTATCTTGGGTTTGTGCAAAGAAGGTGGACAGGATGTTGCGAGGAGGCTGTTGATAAATCCGAGGAGCATTCCTTCCTTGCAAAGTTTAGCAGGCGATGGATCTCTTAAAGCTAGAAGGAAAGCTGAAGCTTTGTTGAGATTACTCGACAGATGTTGCTCACAATCTTTTACTCATGATGATGCagaataa
- the LOC124926584 gene encoding alcohol acyltransferase 9, translating to MKMYYNQSFLSLPQNMASYVRVKEAIVVTPSEPTPSRILSLSSLDSQLFLRFPIEYLLLYNHHRPSSSTAAAALHRQTTTSTIKSALARALVPYYPLAGRVRHNQQDPSRLEVVCRAQGALFIEAVSDSVAGDFDKAPKSVTQWRKLLPFLGADVLKGAPPLAVQLTWLADGSAVLGVGFGHCLCDGIGSAEFLNLFGDLATGKVKLGELKQKPVWERHLLNSNPETVEDILASHRNYHPEFNRVADLCSFETRFSEDGLTPTSTIFDGRRLNELRKISESSTLFTSFELLSAHIWRCWGRSLNLPANQVLKLLFSVNIRDRVKPGLPSGYYGNAFVLGCARTTVKDLSDKGLGHIAGLVKKAKERIGDEYVREVVESVSGGVSPDSVGVLILSQWSRLGLDRIDFGMKKPVHVGPICCDRYCLMLPVHDQTDAVKVMLAVPHGAVDSYQYFITTPSS from the coding sequence ATGAAGATGTATTATAATCAAAGCTTTCTTTCTCTCCCGCAAAACATGGCCAGCTACGTACGGGTGAAAGAAGCCATTGTTGTCACTCCTTCCGAGCCCACCCCTTCCCGCATCCTCTCTCTCTCCTCCCTCGATTCTCAGCTCTTTCTACGTTTCCCCATCGAATACTTACTCCTCTACAACCACCACCGCCCTTCCTCCtccaccgccgccgccgccctCCACCGTCAAACCACCACCTCCACAATCAAATCCGCTCTCGCTCGAGCTCTAGTCCCCTATTACCCTTTAGCAGGAAGGGTACGCCATAACCAACAAGACCCATCTAGACTCGAAGTCGTTTGTCGAGCCCAAGGGGCTCTATTTATCGAAGCCGTTTCCGATTCCGTCGCCGGAGATTTCGACAAGGCACCGAAATCCGTTACCCAGTGGAGAAAACTGCTACCTTTTCTCGGCGCTGACGTTTTGAAAGGCGCGCCGCCTCTCGCTGTCCAGCTTACATGGCTAGCCGACGGATCGGCGGTTCTCGGAGTTGGGTTCGGACATTGTTTGTGCGACGGCATTGGCAGCGCCGAGTTTTTGAATTTATTCGGCGATTTGGCTACCGGAAAGGTTAAACTCGGCGAGCTTAAACAGAAACCCGTTTGGGAACGGCACCTGTTGAATTCGAATCCGGAAACTGTAGAAGATATACTCGCCAGTCATCGGAATTATCATCCTGAGTTTAACCGGGTCGCCGATCTATGCTCATTCGAAACCCGTTTTTCAGAAGATGGGTTGACTCCGACATCGACCATATTCGACGGGAGACGATTAAACGAGTTACGAAAAATAAGCGAATCATCTACATTATTCACATCATTCGAATTGCTTTCAGCTCATATATGGAGATGCTGGGGCAGGTCATTGAATTTACCGGCGAATCAGGTATTGAAGCTTCTATTCAGCGTGAATATCCGGGACCGAGTCAAACCGGGTCTACCCTCCGGGTATTATGGAAACGCGTTCGTACTCGGGTGTGCCCGGACGACGGTTAAGGATTTGAGCGATAAGGGATTGGGTCACATCGCCGGGTTAGTGAAGAAGGCGAAGGAGCGAATCGGAGATGAATACGTTAGGGAGGTGGTTGAGTCGGTGAGTGGAGGAGTGAGTCCTGACTCGGTCGGGGTTTTGATATTGTCTCAGTGGTCAAGACTTGGGTTAGACAGGATTGACTTTGGAATGAAAAAGCCGGTTCATGTCGGTCCAATATGTTGTGACCGGTATTGCTTGATGCTGCCGGTTCATGATCAGACTGACGCCGTTAAGGTTATGCTGGCGGTTCCTCACGGTGCAGTGGACAGTTATCAGTATTTCATCACAACTCCGTCCTCTTGA